The Henckelia pumila isolate YLH828 chromosome 2, ASM3356847v2, whole genome shotgun sequence genome includes a window with the following:
- the LOC140884354 gene encoding peroxidase 65-like encodes MASPRLLPLLLLVVVLLLPSGESRLTLDYYKKSCPQFSKIVQDVALDKQLAVPTAAAGALRLFFHDCVVGGCDGSLLLSSTSFNTAERDHEINKALPGDAFDLIVRAKAKLELACPGIVSCSDILAEATRDLVSIIGGPYYPVRLGRKDSFASHASDVEGHVARANMSMTRIIDIFAAKGFNVQEMVTLSGAHTIGFSHCKEFADRVFGSRPDPTLNPEYAKGLKKLCQNYKTDDTIAAFNDPMSPGKFDNTYYVNLQNGLGLLATDQAMAFDPRTKPVVDLYAANQQAFFDAFAHAMEKVSVLSVKTGRQGEVRRRCDVPNSLHSN; translated from the coding sequence ATGGCCTCGCCCCGTCTCCTCCCGCTCCTCCTCCTCGTCGTCGTTCTACTACTTCCGTCGGGGGAATCAAGGCTCACCCTCGATTACTACAAGAAATCCTGCCCTCAATTCTCCAAGATCGTCCAAGACGTGGCTTTGGACAAACAGTTAGCCGTCCCCACGGCCGCGGCCGGCGCCCTACGCCTCTTCTTCCACGACTGCGTCGTTGGAGGCTGCGACGGCTCCCTCCTCCTCTCCTCCACCTCCTTCAACACCGCCGAAAGGGACCACGAGATCAACAAAGCCCTCCCCGGCGACGCCTTCGACCTCATCGTGCGTGCCAAAGCCAAGCTCGAGCTCGCGTGCCCCGGCATCGTGTCTTGCTCCGACATCCTCGCCGAGGCCACCCGCGACCTCGTGTCCATCATCGGCGGTCCCTACTACCCGGTTCGCCTAGGCCGTAAAGACAGCTTCGCGTCGCACGCCTCCGACGTAGAAGGCCACGTCGCACGCGCCAACATGTCCATGACTCGGATCATCGACATCTTCGCCGCCAAAGGATTCAACGTCCAAGAAATGGTGACCCTTTCCGGCGCTCACACGATCGGATTCTCCCACTGCAAAGAATTCGCAGACAGGGTATTCGGGTCCCGCCCCGATCCCACCCTGAACCCCGAATACGCAAAAGGGCTGAAGAAGCTTTGCCAGAACTACAAGACCGACGACACCATAGCGGCGTTCAACGATCCCATGTCGCCGGGGAAATTCGACAACACGTACTACGTGAACTTGCAGAATGGTCTGGGATTGTTGGCTACTGATCAAGCCATGGCTTTCGATCCAAGAACGAAGCCTGTGGTGGATTTGTACGCGGCGAACCAGCAAGCGTTTTTCGACGCATTTGCTCATGCAATGGAGAAAGTGAGTGTTCTTAGCGTAAAGACTGGTAGACAGGGAGAGGTGCGGCGGAGGTGTGATGTCCCCAATTCGTTGCACTCGAATTAA